From Pseudomonas sp. B21-028, one genomic window encodes:
- the glgX gene encoding glycogen debranching protein GlgX: MTRPKKTTPPPVIEASRIREGLPFPLGATWDGLGVNFALFSANATKVELCIFDDTGEVEVERIELPEYTDEIYHGYLPDAHPGLIYGYRVYGPYDPENGHRFNPNKLLIDPYAKQLVGQLKWSEALFGYTIGHPDGDLSFDERDSAPFVPKCKVIDPAHTWGHDHRVSVPWDKTILYETHVRGISMRHPAVPENLRGTFAGLMVDDVLEHIRKLGVSSVELLPIHAFVNDQHLLHKGMTNYWGYNSIAFFAPDPRYLASGKIAEFKEMVAHLHDANLEVILDVVYNHTAEGNEQGPTLSMRGIDNASYYRLMPDDKRYYINDSGTGNTLDLSHPCVLQMVTDSLRYWATEMHVDGFRFDLATILGRYHDGFDERHSFLVACRQDPVLRQVKMIAEPWDCGPGGYQVGRFPPGWVEWNDKFRDTVRAFWKGDDGQLADFASRMTASGEMFNQRGRRPYASVNFVTAHDGFTLHDLVSYNDKHNEANDENNQDGSNNNLSWNHGVEGPTDDPQINALRHRQMRNFFATLLLAQGTPMIVAGDEFARTQHGNNNAYCQDSEIGWVNWDLSEDGAALLEFVKRLIKLRLAYPILRRGRFLVGNYNEDIGVKDVTWLAPDGSEMTIEQWQDSHGRCLGMLMDGRAQETGIRRKGGDATLLLVVNAHHDIVNFRLPEVPEGSFWTCMVDTNQPKVRGQERFDFDSEYSVTGRSLLLFELQREE, from the coding sequence ATGACCCGTCCAAAGAAAACCACCCCGCCGCCTGTTATCGAGGCCTCGCGGATTCGTGAAGGGCTGCCATTCCCGCTCGGCGCGACCTGGGATGGCCTGGGGGTCAATTTCGCGTTGTTCTCAGCCAACGCCACCAAGGTCGAACTGTGCATTTTCGATGACACCGGCGAGGTCGAAGTCGAACGCATCGAGCTGCCGGAGTACACCGATGAGATCTACCACGGCTATCTGCCCGATGCCCATCCGGGGTTGATCTACGGCTACCGGGTCTACGGTCCCTACGATCCGGAGAACGGTCATCGTTTCAATCCCAATAAACTGCTGATCGATCCCTACGCCAAACAACTGGTCGGCCAATTGAAATGGTCCGAGGCGCTGTTCGGCTACACCATCGGCCACCCCGACGGCGACCTCAGCTTCGATGAGCGCGACAGCGCCCCGTTCGTGCCCAAGTGCAAGGTCATCGACCCTGCCCACACCTGGGGCCATGACCATCGCGTCAGCGTGCCTTGGGACAAGACCATCCTGTACGAGACCCATGTGCGCGGCATCAGCATGCGCCACCCCGCCGTACCGGAAAACCTGCGCGGGACCTTCGCCGGGCTGATGGTCGATGACGTGCTTGAACACATTCGCAAGCTGGGGGTGTCGTCGGTGGAGCTCTTGCCCATCCATGCGTTCGTCAACGACCAGCACCTGTTGCACAAGGGCATGACCAACTACTGGGGCTACAACAGCATCGCGTTCTTTGCCCCCGACCCGCGCTACCTGGCCAGCGGCAAGATCGCCGAGTTCAAGGAAATGGTCGCGCACCTGCACGATGCCAACCTGGAGGTCATTCTCGACGTGGTCTACAACCACACCGCCGAAGGCAACGAGCAGGGCCCGACCCTGTCCATGCGCGGTATCGACAATGCCTCCTACTACCGGCTGATGCCCGACGACAAACGCTACTACATCAACGATTCGGGCACTGGCAACACCCTGGACCTGAGCCATCCGTGCGTGTTGCAGATGGTCACCGACTCCCTGCGCTACTGGGCCACGGAGATGCACGTCGACGGGTTCCGCTTCGACCTTGCCACCATCCTCGGCCGGTATCACGACGGGTTCGATGAGCGCCACAGTTTCCTCGTCGCCTGCCGCCAGGACCCGGTGCTGCGCCAGGTGAAAATGATCGCCGAACCCTGGGACTGTGGCCCCGGTGGCTATCAGGTGGGGCGCTTCCCGCCGGGCTGGGTCGAGTGGAACGACAAGTTCCGCGACACCGTGCGCGCCTTCTGGAAAGGCGATGACGGCCAGCTGGCTGATTTCGCCAGCCGCATGACCGCCTCGGGCGAGATGTTCAACCAGCGCGGGCGCCGTCCCTATGCCTCGGTGAATTTCGTCACCGCCCACGACGGTTTTACCCTGCATGACCTGGTGTCCTACAACGACAAGCACAACGAAGCCAACGATGAAAACAACCAGGACGGCAGCAACAACAACCTGTCCTGGAACCACGGCGTCGAAGGTCCGACGGACGATCCGCAGATCAACGCCCTGCGCCATCGGCAGATGCGCAACTTCTTCGCGACCCTGCTGTTGGCCCAGGGCACGCCAATGATCGTCGCCGGGGACGAGTTCGCCCGCACCCAGCATGGCAACAACAATGCTTATTGCCAGGACAGCGAGATCGGCTGGGTCAACTGGGACCTGAGCGAAGACGGCGCGGCATTGCTCGAGTTCGTCAAACGCCTGATCAAGTTGCGCCTGGCCTACCCGATCCTGCGGCGCGGACGGTTCCTGGTGGGTAATTACAACGAGGACATCGGCGTCAAGGACGTGACCTGGCTGGCACCGGACGGTAGCGAGATGACCATTGAACAGTGGCAGGACAGCCATGGTCGCTGCCTGGGGATGTTGATGGACGGCCGCGCCCAGGAGACCGGCATCCGCCGCAAGGGCGGTGACGCGACGTTGCTGCTGGTGGTCAACGCGCACCATGACATCGTCAATTTCCGCCTGCCGGAAGTACCTGAAGGCAGCTTCTGGACCTGCATGGTAGACACCAACCAGCCCAAGGTGCGGGGCCAGGAGCGTTTCGACTTCGATTCCGAGTACTCCGTCACGGGCCGCTCCTTGCTGTTGTTCGAGTTGCAACGCGAAGAATAG
- a CDS encoding PIG-L deacetylase family protein: MKLASRLHGRQHPQIWNSSPRLADIPIISTQTLIPAGARAVILSPHPGDEIGACGGLLQLLSNLDYPMLLISVTDGDLNHPASPLWTDERLRIYRPHPQESVDALHRLGISTHGLQWVRGGFPEKALTEHEAQLTAFIGHYLRPGDVVFGTWRKDGDSDHETVGRAGALAAESVGATFNELPVWAWHWPVREQNKIPWHRARKLRLDVWTTARKRHAMHAYASQLNGEPASGIAPLVPRVILDRMGLPYEIVFI; encoded by the coding sequence ATGAAACTTGCCTCTCGCTTGCACGGCCGGCAGCACCCGCAAATCTGGAACAGCTCGCCCCGGCTGGCCGACATTCCCATCATCAGCACCCAGACACTCATCCCCGCCGGCGCCCGTGCCGTCATCCTCTCCCCGCACCCTGGCGATGAGATCGGTGCCTGTGGCGGGTTGCTGCAGTTACTCAGCAACCTGGACTATCCGATGTTGCTGATCTCGGTCACCGACGGTGACCTCAACCACCCTGCTTCGCCGTTGTGGACCGATGAGCGCCTGCGCATCTATCGGCCCCACCCCCAGGAAAGCGTGGATGCCCTGCATCGCCTGGGCATATCGACCCACGGCTTGCAGTGGGTGCGCGGCGGCTTTCCGGAAAAAGCCTTGACCGAACATGAGGCACAGCTGACCGCCTTCATCGGCCATTACTTGCGACCGGGCGACGTGGTGTTCGGCACCTGGCGCAAGGACGGCGACAGTGATCACGAGACCGTCGGCCGCGCAGGAGCACTGGCAGCCGAAAGCGTGGGCGCGACGTTCAACGAACTGCCTGTGTGGGCCTGGCACTGGCCGGTTCGCGAGCAGAACAAGATCCCCTGGCATCGTGCGCGAAAACTGCGCCTGGACGTCTGGACCACCGCCCGCAAACGCCATGCGATGCACGCCTATGCCAGCCAGCTCAACGGTGAACCCGCCAGTGGTATCGCCCCGCTGGTGCCGCGGGTCATCCTGGACCGCATGGGGTTGCCGTATGAGATTGTGTTCATCTGA
- a CDS encoding endonuclease/exonuclease/phosphatase family protein — protein MTRDPDWRAVESVPLDSPVAVHRLQVLTVNTHKGFTALNRRFILPELREAVRSTGADLVFLQEVLGEHDRHASRYDNWPQTSQYEFLADSMWSDFAYGRNAVYPDGHHGNALLSKYPIRQFRNLDVSITGPERRGLLHCVLDVPGHAEVHGICVHLSLLESHRQLQLKLLCQLLESLPEDAPVIIAGDFNDWQLRGNITLAQRQYLHEAFEHHHGRPARTYPARFPLLRLDRIYLRNATSHAPKILGSKPWTHLSDHLPLSVEVHL, from the coding sequence GTGACTCGCGATCCCGACTGGCGGGCTGTCGAATCGGTGCCATTGGACTCGCCTGTGGCGGTCCATCGGCTGCAGGTGCTGACGGTCAATACCCATAAGGGCTTCACCGCCCTCAATCGCCGTTTCATCCTGCCGGAACTCCGTGAAGCGGTGCGAAGTACCGGTGCCGACCTGGTTTTCCTGCAGGAAGTACTGGGTGAGCACGACCGCCATGCCTCGCGCTACGACAATTGGCCACAGACGTCCCAGTACGAGTTCCTTGCCGACAGCATGTGGAGCGACTTCGCCTACGGCCGTAACGCGGTGTACCCCGACGGCCATCACGGCAACGCGCTGCTGTCCAAGTACCCGATCCGCCAGTTCCGCAACCTCGACGTTTCAATCACCGGCCCGGAGCGGCGTGGTTTGCTGCATTGCGTGCTGGACGTGCCAGGCCATGCCGAAGTCCATGGGATCTGCGTGCACTTGAGCCTGCTGGAAAGCCATCGTCAATTACAACTCAAACTGCTCTGCCAATTGCTCGAATCCTTGCCCGAGGACGCTCCGGTGATCATCGCCGGCGACTTCAACGACTGGCAGTTGCGCGGCAACATCACCCTCGCCCAGCGTCAGTATCTGCACGAGGCCTTCGAGCACCACCACGGCCGCCCGGCCAGGACCTACCCGGCCCGTTTCCCCCTGCTGCGCCTGGACCGCATCTACCTGCGTAACGCCACCAGCCATGCCCCGAAAATCCTCGGCAGCAAGCCCTGGACGCATCTGAGCGACCACCTGCCATTGTCAGTGGAAGTGCATCTGTGA
- a CDS encoding autotransporter outer membrane beta-barrel domain-containing protein: MSSHDHGFKRLFNALWVSTPFLFPVPNVMAACTLTPTAGNDTYVCDSGTSPGLTDLSGNNSLTMPASGSGVIQGDVTFDEGVDHIEIHANGVIDGDVSQGSEADDFLMTGGRILSLSQGDGLDTFTMSGGTIVDAFEDGDIAHMSGGTIGRVDMKLDDNLFDMSGGQIIGNLVTGFGQDTIILSAGRIGGNVSVSGGNDSITVSGGEIIGEVRASAGNDQLQWSGGLIHSAISMGDGNDTALLRGLDETALAVTPSLNGGLGQDVLTLEGSTSGTGARYVNWENVNLTQSSRLDLNDTLVLGDSATATGTLTLDSSSVLTSTQGSLTPFTAGQLATLNNGGTVDLARDNTRTNDTLTVQGHYVGTNGQLRLQSVLGADDSPSDKLVVNGGTLTGTTAITVTNVGGAGALTTQDGIELVQAQGGAVSDSGAFSLANAVSAGAFDYRLFKGGVNGNENNWYLRSTVVAGPVAAPSPGLPSLPAAVPGAAPIPLYRPEVPTWSVLPPAAAQLTLMALGTFHDRQGDQRLLTETGAFGAGWGRVYGKDLDQSWAGTVSPRFDGSIKGFQVGNDLYGSQMSGGQTQRIGFFVGHTELNGNVDGFNLGLQDRRAGKIELDGDSYGLYWTLTDPTGGYVDAVVMGTRLDGDNRSERGLKIDNRGHALTLSAEAGYPFAVATDWVLEPQVQVIHQKISLDSQDDGVSRVEFDSDSAWTGRLGARLKGRYQVSGMPVEPYLRANLWHTFSGTDTVTFDNTERVETQQRASTGDLGVGVIVSLAPSVSVYASADYSNNLDSNQQRSVAGNLGVRVSW; the protein is encoded by the coding sequence ATGAGCTCGCACGATCATGGTTTCAAGCGGCTGTTCAACGCCTTATGGGTATCCACACCCTTCCTGTTCCCCGTTCCCAACGTCATGGCGGCCTGTACGCTGACGCCAACCGCCGGTAACGACACCTATGTCTGCGACAGCGGCACCAGCCCCGGGCTGACGGACCTTTCTGGCAACAACAGCCTGACCATGCCCGCCAGTGGCAGTGGCGTCATTCAAGGCGACGTCACGTTTGACGAAGGCGTCGATCACATCGAAATCCATGCCAACGGCGTGATTGACGGTGACGTGAGCCAGGGCTCGGAGGCCGACGATTTTCTCATGACCGGCGGCCGCATCCTGTCCCTGTCCCAGGGCGATGGCCTCGATACGTTCACGATGTCCGGCGGCACCATTGTCGATGCCTTCGAGGACGGCGATATCGCGCACATGAGCGGCGGTACGATCGGGCGGGTCGATATGAAGCTCGACGACAACCTTTTCGACATGTCGGGCGGCCAGATCATCGGTAACCTGGTGACCGGCTTCGGCCAGGACACCATCATCCTTTCGGCGGGACGCATCGGCGGCAACGTCAGTGTCAGTGGCGGCAATGACAGCATTACCGTCAGCGGTGGCGAAATCATCGGCGAGGTCCGTGCCAGTGCCGGCAATGACCAATTGCAGTGGAGCGGTGGCCTGATCCACTCTGCCATTTCGATGGGTGATGGCAATGACACGGCGCTGTTGCGCGGTCTCGATGAAACCGCGCTGGCCGTCACCCCAAGCCTGAACGGCGGATTGGGCCAGGACGTCCTGACCCTTGAAGGCAGCACCTCCGGCACGGGCGCCCGTTACGTCAATTGGGAGAACGTCAACCTCACCCAGAGTTCGCGCCTGGACCTGAATGACACCCTGGTCCTGGGCGACAGCGCCACGGCCACGGGCACCCTCACCCTCGACAGCAGCAGCGTGTTGACCTCGACCCAGGGCAGCCTCACACCGTTCACCGCCGGCCAGTTGGCAACGCTCAACAACGGTGGAACGGTGGACCTTGCCCGGGACAATACCCGCACCAACGACACCCTCACCGTGCAGGGTCACTACGTCGGTACCAACGGCCAGCTACGCCTGCAATCGGTTCTGGGAGCCGATGACTCGCCCAGTGACAAGCTGGTGGTCAATGGAGGAACGCTCACGGGAACCACCGCCATCACTGTGACGAATGTGGGGGGCGCGGGCGCACTGACCACGCAAGACGGTATCGAGCTGGTCCAGGCCCAGGGCGGCGCGGTCAGCGACAGCGGTGCGTTTTCGCTGGCCAATGCAGTGTCGGCCGGCGCCTTCGATTACCGCCTGTTCAAGGGGGGCGTGAACGGCAATGAAAACAACTGGTACCTGCGCTCGACCGTGGTCGCCGGACCGGTGGCGGCACCCAGCCCGGGTTTGCCGTCGTTGCCGGCGGCAGTGCCGGGCGCCGCGCCCATTCCCTTGTATCGCCCCGAAGTGCCCACCTGGTCGGTGTTGCCTCCCGCGGCGGCGCAACTGACCCTGATGGCCCTGGGCACCTTCCATGACCGCCAGGGCGACCAGCGCCTGCTCACCGAAACCGGCGCGTTTGGCGCGGGTTGGGGACGGGTCTATGGCAAGGATCTGGACCAGAGCTGGGCCGGTACGGTTTCGCCTCGGTTCGACGGCTCCATCAAAGGCTTCCAGGTGGGCAACGACCTGTACGGCTCGCAGATGTCGGGCGGCCAGACCCAACGCATCGGTTTCTTCGTCGGCCACACCGAACTGAACGGTAATGTCGACGGCTTCAACCTGGGCCTCCAGGACCGACGCGCCGGCAAGATAGAGCTCGATGGCGACAGCTACGGGCTCTACTGGACACTCACCGATCCCACCGGCGGTTATGTCGACGCGGTCGTGATGGGCACGCGGCTGGATGGCGACAACCGCTCCGAGCGCGGTCTCAAGATCGACAACCGTGGGCACGCCCTGACCCTCTCCGCGGAGGCCGGCTACCCATTCGCCGTGGCCACTGACTGGGTCCTGGAACCCCAGGTCCAGGTGATCCACCAGAAAATCTCCCTGGACAGCCAGGACGACGGTGTCTCCAGGGTCGAATTCGATTCCGACAGCGCCTGGACCGGCCGCCTCGGCGCCCGGCTCAAGGGCCGTTATCAAGTCAGTGGCATGCCTGTCGAGCCGTATCTGCGGGCAAACCTGTGGCACACCTTTTCCGGCACCGACACGGTGACATTCGACAACACCGAACGGGTCGAAACCCAACAGCGCGCCTCCACTGGCGATCTGGGCGTTGGCGTGATCGTAAGCCTGGCCCCCTCCGTCAGCGTCTATGCCAGCGCGGACTACAGCAACAATCTGGACAGCAACCAACAACGCAGCGTGGCGGGCAATCTTGGTGTGCGGGTCAGTTGGTGA
- a CDS encoding autotransporter outer membrane beta-barrel domain-containing protein, producing MRTSPRPQEITTTFYTVSTSLLLCSSMEVMAWPVEQSWYGRTPSDDSNATLINPEPASDKSPALFTLRNDNGHTQRMGLIGGQSQIIANTGGMLVSPVMAEPGKDALNLQGTNLGAYWSLTGPAGWHVDLSASGGRVNGYSRTEQGQRQAAEGNAVTLSVEGGFPIGISDNWVVEPQAQLINQRVTLDTGNTEDGSSSALSTWSGRVGARLKGTYEVNGLGVEPYVRTNLWHTVQSADTLSLDKVDKISSSRKSSTVELGLGLVARVTPVVSLYVSADYSSDVDDNDLNGVIASLGVRMRW from the coding sequence ATGAGAACTTCCCCCCGCCCACAAGAAATCACCACCACCTTCTATACCGTGTCGACTTCGTTGTTGCTGTGCTCATCCATGGAGGTCATGGCCTGGCCCGTCGAGCAATCCTGGTATGGCCGAACACCCTCCGACGACTCGAATGCCACCCTCATCAATCCCGAGCCTGCATCCGACAAGAGCCCCGCCCTGTTCACGCTTCGCAACGACAACGGCCATACCCAGCGCATGGGCCTGATCGGTGGCCAGAGCCAGATCATCGCCAATACCGGCGGCATGCTGGTAAGCCCGGTCATGGCCGAACCGGGCAAAGACGCGTTGAACCTGCAGGGAACGAACCTGGGCGCCTACTGGAGCCTCACCGGCCCCGCTGGCTGGCATGTGGACCTGAGCGCCAGTGGCGGCCGGGTCAACGGTTACAGCCGTACCGAGCAGGGCCAGCGCCAGGCAGCCGAAGGCAATGCCGTCACGCTGTCGGTCGAAGGTGGCTTTCCCATCGGCATCAGTGACAACTGGGTGGTCGAACCCCAGGCGCAATTGATCAACCAGCGCGTGACCCTCGACACCGGTAACACCGAGGACGGCAGCAGCAGTGCACTGAGTACCTGGAGCGGGCGTGTGGGGGCACGGCTCAAAGGTACTTATGAAGTCAACGGCCTGGGCGTGGAGCCCTACGTGCGGACCAACCTGTGGCACACCGTCCAGAGCGCAGACACCCTTTCCCTGGACAAGGTCGACAAGATCAGCAGTAGCCGCAAATCCTCCACCGTCGAGCTGGGCCTGGGCCTGGTGGCTCGGGTCACGCCGGTGGTGAGCCTGTACGTCAGCGCCGATTACAGCAGCGACGTCGACGACAACGACCTCAATGGCGTGATTGCCAGCCTGGGCGTACGGATGCGCTGGTGA
- a CDS encoding NADP-dependent glyceraldehyde-3-phosphate dehydrogenase, whose amino-acid sequence MTTANLLANLFPSAADIPLAYRLEERIEQREYLVDGVLKTWPGPLAVVRSPVYLAGEQGDEQVVLGSTPLLDAETALTALDAAVRAYDRGQGLWPTMRVAERIRHVETFLARMREQRDAVVKLLMWEIGKNLKDSQKEFDRTCDYIVDTINALKELDRRSSRFELEQDTLGQIRRVPLGVALCMGPYNYPLNETFTTLIPALIMGNTVVFKPAKLGVLLVRPLLEAFRDSFPAGVINVIYGSGRETVSALMASGKIDIFAFIGTNKAASDLKKLHPRPHRLRAALGLDAKNPGLVLPDVDLDNAVSEALTGSLSFNGQRCTALKILFVHEDVAPAFIEKFNARLAALKPGMPWEDGVALTPLPEAGKIDYLRSLVDDAVAKGASVTNAHGGESRSSFFYPAVLYPVNTAMRVYHEEQFGPVVPIVPYRDLNTVVDYVLESDFGQQLSIFGTHPAEVGKLVDTFANQVGRININAQCQRGPDTFPFNGRKNSAEGTLSVHDALRTFSIRTLVATKFQESNKALISDIIRERDSNFLTTDYIF is encoded by the coding sequence ATGACCACAGCCAACCTTCTCGCCAATCTGTTTCCCAGTGCCGCTGATATCCCCCTGGCCTATCGCCTCGAAGAGCGGATCGAGCAGCGTGAATACCTGGTCGATGGCGTCCTGAAGACCTGGCCGGGACCGCTGGCCGTCGTGCGTAGTCCGGTGTATCTGGCCGGTGAACAAGGCGATGAACAGGTGGTGTTGGGCAGCACGCCGCTGCTCGATGCAGAAACCGCCCTTACCGCCCTCGATGCCGCCGTCCGCGCCTATGACCGCGGCCAGGGCCTGTGGCCGACGATGCGGGTGGCCGAACGCATCCGCCACGTGGAAACCTTCCTGGCGCGCATGCGCGAACAACGCGACGCCGTCGTCAAGCTGCTGATGTGGGAGATCGGCAAGAACCTCAAGGACTCCCAGAAGGAGTTCGACCGCACCTGCGACTACATCGTCGACACCATCAATGCCCTCAAGGAACTCGACCGGCGCTCCAGCCGCTTCGAGCTGGAGCAGGACACCCTCGGCCAGATCCGTCGCGTGCCCCTGGGCGTGGCCCTGTGCATGGGGCCTTACAACTACCCGCTGAACGAAACCTTCACCACCCTGATCCCCGCCTTGATCATGGGCAACACCGTGGTATTCAAGCCGGCCAAGCTCGGCGTGCTGCTGGTGCGTCCACTGCTGGAAGCCTTCCGTGACAGTTTCCCGGCAGGAGTGATCAATGTGATCTACGGCAGCGGCCGGGAAACCGTCAGCGCGTTGATGGCCAGCGGCAAGATCGACATCTTCGCCTTCATCGGCACCAACAAAGCCGCCAGCGACCTGAAGAAACTCCACCCGCGCCCACACCGCCTGCGCGCCGCCCTGGGGCTGGATGCAAAAAACCCGGGGCTGGTGCTGCCCGACGTCGACCTCGACAATGCCGTCAGCGAAGCGCTGACCGGCTCGCTGTCATTCAATGGCCAGCGCTGCACCGCGTTGAAAATCCTCTTCGTCCATGAGGACGTGGCACCGGCGTTCATCGAGAAATTCAATGCCAGGCTCGCCGCCCTCAAGCCGGGCATGCCCTGGGAGGACGGTGTGGCGCTGACGCCGCTGCCCGAGGCCGGCAAGATCGATTACCTGCGGTCCCTGGTGGACGACGCGGTGGCCAAGGGTGCATCGGTGACCAATGCACACGGCGGCGAATCCCGCAGCTCATTCTTCTACCCCGCCGTGCTCTATCCGGTAAACACCGCGATGCGGGTCTATCACGAGGAACAGTTCGGCCCGGTGGTCCCCATCGTGCCCTATCGCGACCTCAATACCGTGGTCGACTACGTGCTGGAGTCGGACTTCGGCCAGCAACTGAGTATTTTCGGCACCCATCCGGCTGAAGTCGGCAAGCTGGTGGACACGTTCGCCAACCAGGTCGGGCGCATCAACATCAACGCCCAATGCCAGCGCGGGCCGGACACCTTCCCGTTCAACGGCCGGAAAAACTCGGCCGAGGGCACCTTGTCCGTGCACGATGCGTTGCGTACTTTTTCGATCCGCACCCTGGTGGCGACCAAATTCCAGGAGAGCAACAAGGCGCTGATCAGCGACATCATCCGCGAGCGGGACTCGAACTTCCTGACCACCGACTACATCTTCTGA
- a CDS encoding DMT family transporter — protein MDKTLRRGSLEMTAAMLISGTIGWFVLVSGLPVLDVVFWRCVFGAVTLLLICAGFGFLRRDILTRTTFLLAVLSGVAIVGNWVLLFASYSRASIAIGTAVYNVQPFMLVGLAALFLGEKITAQKLFWLMVSFLGMLAIVSAHGEQGQGSGEYLVGIALALGAALLYAIAALIIKRLTGTPPHLIALVQVSTGVLLLAPWANFSALPQQPEAWASLVTLGMVHTGVMYVLLYSAIQRLPTAITGALSFIYPIAAIFVDWFAFGHRLEPLQWLGVAAILLAAAGMQQGWGIKRRRPALL, from the coding sequence ATGGACAAGACCTTACGTCGCGGTTCGCTGGAAATGACCGCCGCCATGCTGATTTCCGGAACCATAGGCTGGTTCGTGCTGGTTTCCGGCCTGCCGGTGCTGGATGTGGTGTTCTGGCGCTGCGTGTTCGGCGCGGTCACCTTGTTGCTGATTTGCGCCGGTTTCGGTTTTTTACGCCGGGACATCCTGACCCGCACGACATTTCTGCTGGCGGTGCTCAGCGGCGTGGCGATCGTTGGCAACTGGGTGTTGTTGTTCGCCTCTTACTCGCGGGCCTCGATTGCCATCGGCACGGCGGTGTACAACGTCCAGCCGTTCATGCTGGTGGGGTTGGCGGCGCTGTTCCTGGGGGAGAAAATCACCGCGCAAAAGCTGTTCTGGCTAATGGTGTCGTTTCTCGGGATGCTGGCAATTGTCAGCGCCCACGGTGAACAAGGGCAGGGCAGCGGGGAGTATCTGGTGGGCATCGCCCTGGCACTCGGGGCGGCATTGCTGTACGCGATTGCCGCGCTGATCATCAAGCGCCTGACCGGCACCCCGCCGCACCTGATTGCGCTGGTGCAGGTCAGCACCGGTGTATTGCTGCTGGCACCCTGGGCGAACTTCTCGGCCTTGCCGCAACAGCCCGAGGCCTGGGCCAGCCTCGTCACCCTCGGCATGGTCCACACCGGGGTCATGTATGTGTTGTTGTACAGCGCGATCCAGCGCTTGCCGACCGCAATCACCGGCGCACTGTCATTCATCTATCCGATCGCGGCGATCTTCGTCGACTGGTTCGCCTTCGGCCATCGCCTCGAACCACTGCAATGGCTGGGTGTGGCGGCGATCCTGCTGGCGGCCGCTGGCATGCAGCAGGGCTGGGGCATCAAGAGGCGTCGCCCAGCCCTGCTGTAA
- a CDS encoding Lrp/AsnC family transcriptional regulator — protein MTDDIDQILISALMEDSRRSLKALANLSGLSSPSVAERLRRLEERGVLRAYTVEVDPKCFGYQLQAIVRIRPLPGQLQEVERQIQAIAEFTECDKVTGDDCFIARLHVRSMEQLDTLLDKLNILAETNTAIVKKTPVKRRLPPMM, from the coding sequence ATGACCGACGATATTGACCAGATTCTCATCAGTGCGCTGATGGAAGATTCCCGGCGCTCGCTCAAGGCCCTGGCGAACCTGAGCGGCCTCTCCTCTCCCAGCGTGGCCGAGCGCCTGCGGCGGCTGGAGGAGCGCGGCGTGCTCAGGGCGTATACCGTTGAGGTAGACCCGAAGTGCTTTGGCTACCAGCTCCAGGCCATTGTCCGCATCCGCCCGTTACCGGGGCAGTTGCAGGAAGTGGAGCGGCAGATCCAGGCCATCGCCGAATTTACCGAATGCGACAAGGTGACCGGCGACGATTGCTTCATCGCCCGACTGCACGTGCGCTCGATGGAACAGCTGGATACCTTGCTGGACAAGCTCAATATTCTTGCCGAAACCAATACCGCCATCGTCAAGAAGACCCCGGTCAAGCGGCGTCTGCCACCGATGATGTGA
- a CDS encoding Bax inhibitor-1/YccA family protein — protein MREQDYAVNNSVQAEQLEVSRVLRNTYGLLALTLAFSGVMAYVAQQMNVGYPNVFVVLIGFYGLFFLTNKLRDSGWGLVSAFALTGFMGFILGPILNLYLKMQGGAELVSSAFAMTALVFGGLSAYVLITRKDMSFLGGFLTAGFFVLVGAMLVSIFFQISGLQLVISAGVVLFSALMILYQTSAIIHGGERNYIMATISLYVSIYNLFVSLLQLFGLMGRDD, from the coding sequence ATGCGCGAACAGGATTACGCAGTGAACAACAGCGTGCAGGCCGAGCAGCTAGAGGTTAGCCGCGTCCTGCGCAACACTTATGGCCTGCTGGCACTCACGCTGGCTTTCAGCGGTGTGATGGCCTACGTCGCCCAGCAAATGAATGTCGGCTACCCGAACGTGTTCGTGGTGCTGATCGGCTTCTATGGGCTTTTCTTCCTGACCAACAAACTTCGCGATTCGGGCTGGGGCCTGGTTTCGGCGTTCGCCCTGACCGGCTTCATGGGCTTCATACTCGGGCCGATCCTCAATCTTTACCTCAAGATGCAGGGCGGCGCCGAACTGGTCAGCTCGGCCTTTGCCATGACCGCACTGGTGTTCGGTGGGCTGTCGGCCTATGTGCTGATCACCCGCAAGGACATGAGCTTCCTGGGCGGTTTCCTCACCGCCGGGTTCTTCGTACTGGTGGGGGCGATGCTGGTCAGCATCTTCTTCCAGATCAGCGGCCTGCAATTGGTAATCAGCGCCGGTGTCGTACTGTTCTCCGCGCTGATGATCCTGTACCAGACCAGCGCCATCATTCATGGCGGCGAGCGCAACTACATCATGGCGACCATCAGCCTGTATGTATCGATCTACAACCTGTTCGTCAGCCTGTTGCAGCTGTTTGGCCTGATGGGCCGCGACGACTGA